Proteins encoded within one genomic window of Tunturibacter gelidoferens:
- a CDS encoding type IV secretion system protein translates to MDAMMMHLTTFSALALALPGTDWLYQFTNNLTALTTANGGALTNLGITLLSTIAFFQLVNMVVSFSTSNMTFSLNPTPLEAGEIVRFLLRLTVCCLLETYWVNPLPGAGFGLNHLFSALAQSIVSVLDQNSLSNFTQLLSDAASKTGSPSLLSVSEQVCYYLVQIILGLAAGILFVINVSSFIFYSVTALFGPLFIPLYMTDSLRGKFYSFVEVLLSFAMIRAVASAFIFVWEGFMNTFLQKTFNGDYSIGMWLANLIPVIMVFAAFIINMLFIPTMTQAIFGGGAGATGSAQNLVTRVALAKFRGGK, encoded by the coding sequence ATGGACGCCATGATGATGCACCTAACAACCTTTTCGGCATTGGCGCTGGCTCTGCCGGGCACCGATTGGCTTTATCAGTTCACGAACAACCTTACCGCCCTAACAACGGCCAATGGCGGAGCGCTCACGAATCTAGGGATCACGTTGCTGAGCACCATAGCGTTCTTTCAGCTAGTGAATATGGTTGTCAGCTTTAGTACGTCCAATATGACGTTCAGCCTCAATCCAACTCCGTTGGAGGCAGGAGAAATCGTCCGATTCCTTCTCCGGCTCACCGTCTGCTGTCTGCTAGAGACCTACTGGGTCAACCCACTACCCGGCGCAGGTTTCGGCCTCAACCACCTGTTCTCCGCACTCGCACAATCAATCGTGAGCGTGCTCGATCAGAACTCGCTCTCAAACTTCACTCAGCTCCTCAGCGACGCCGCCTCGAAGACAGGTTCGCCTTCGCTGCTGTCTGTCAGCGAACAGGTTTGCTACTACCTTGTGCAGATCATTCTCGGCCTCGCTGCTGGCATCCTGTTCGTGATCAACGTCAGCTCATTCATCTTCTACTCAGTGACAGCACTGTTTGGCCCTCTCTTTATCCCGCTGTACATGACTGACAGTTTGCGAGGCAAGTTCTACTCATTCGTTGAAGTGCTACTCAGCTTTGCGATGATCCGCGCCGTTGCTTCGGCGTTCATTTTCGTCTGGGAAGGGTTTATGAATACCTTCCTACAAAAGACCTTCAACGGGGACTATTCCATCGGCATGTGGTTGGCGAACCTCATCCCCGTCATTATGGTTTTCGCCGCGTTCATCATCAACATGCTCTTTATCCCGACGATGACCCAAGCTATCTTCGGCGGCGGCGCCGGAGCAACCGGCTCCGCTCAAAATCTTGTAACGCGAGTCGCCCTGGCTAAATTCCGGGGCGGTAAGTGA